The following is a genomic window from Flavobacteriales bacterium.
GACCACCGAGGAAGAACGTGCTGCCCAGCTGGGGACGGGGGATGGTGCCGAACTCCACGCCACCGCCCACATGTGACACGTAGCCGAAGTCGACCACGCGGCCGTAGTCAGGCACATTGCTCAGGGCCAGATCATCAATGGCCCAGAAATACTCCCAACCACCCAGCCACTGGAAGCGCAGGTACACGCTGGACTGGTTGGCGGCCACGGAGGTGATGTCCAAGGCGATGCCTTGCGGGTTGGCGCTCCAACGCGAGCAGGGCGGTTGCGCAGAACCGGTCACCAGGCAGGTGAAGGGAATGAAATCCGTCCATGTGGTCAGGTCAGTGCTGACCTGCACCTTCACGTTCGTATTCGCATTGTAATCGAATACGCCGATCAGGCTTTCGAAGGTGAGCAGCACGGTGGGCTGTCCACTGCAGTTAATGGCAGTAGTGGTGAGCTCCGTGAGGTGGTCCGCACCAGGGGACTGCGAGAGGCCCCGGTCCGAGTTGGCCCAGAGGTACCCGTTCGACGCATCCGAGGCGCCGAACACCGAGGACGGCTGGTAGCCCAGCGCGGCCACACCCACGGCGTTCGGGTCATTGCTCCACACGAAGTACACGCTATCGGTGCCGAGCGGGGTCAGGTTGTCCTCGTTCGTCCAACCGGCGGGCACGGATCCTCCGGAGAAGTCCTCGGTCCAGAACGGCGCCGCGCGGAGCGCTTCAAAGCTCGGGGGCAGGTGACTGGGGGCCGGGGCCGTGTAGGAACCTGCGGGGTGCTGCTTGGTGTAGCCCTTGAAGTCGTGCGTGTTGCCGCCGGCCGATTGGGCCATCACAGCAACGGAGCCGACCATCAGGGGAAAGGAGAGGAAAGTCTTCTTCATCTGAGGTAGGTTAGGGGATTAGCGTCCGTTGAGGCCGAAAGGTAACACCGTCCGCGGAAGATCGAACGATCCGTCCCGCGCCCACTGCGACCAGGAGATCGACCAACCTTGTGTGCCTGTGGAGGTTCGAGCGAGTTCGTCGATCGGATCGCCGGATACGTCGATCAAAAGTCCTCCGGATCAATGTGCCCCGGGGTACCGATCACGGAGTGGATCACCGCCGCCAGCACCACCACGATCGCCGGCGCGATCAAGTTGTACCAGAGGAACGCGATCTCGATGTGCGAGAAATGCAGCGCAAGGATGGTCGCCTGCGCCACCAGTGCCGCGACGAACACCGCCGTGCCGCCCACGCGCTTCAGGAAGAAGGCCACCAGGAAGATGCCCAGGATGGTGCCGTAGAACAGCGAGCCGATGATGTTCACCGCCTGGATGAGGTTCTCGAAGAGCGAGAACAGCGCCGCGAAGGCCAGCGCCAGCAGGCCGAAGAGCACCGTGGCCCATTTCGTCGCCCGCACCTGCTCGCCGTCCGTGCGTTCCTTCTTCACCACATCCACCACGCTGGTGGTGGCCAGCGCGCTCAGTTCCGCGCTAGTGCTGCTCATGCCGGCGCTGAAGATCATGGCCAGCAGCAGCCCGATGATGCCGATGGGCATGTGGTCCATGATGAAGGTGATGAAGATGTAGTCCTTGTCGTTGGCCTCGGCGTCGGGCAGGAGGTGCTTCAAGCGCTCGTGGTATTGAGCTTCCAAATGGATCATCCCATGCTGGTGGATCTGTAGCCTCGTCAGTGCTGAATCGGCGGTTTGCGTGTGCCCTCCTCGAATGGCATCCACCCATGCGTGTGCTGCTTCCGATCGACCTGCGCTCGCTTCCGTGTGCTGAGCTTCCAATGTCTGAGTAAGCTGGATGCCATCCTTTGCTCGCGTCTCTTGCAAGTTCGTCGAGTTCCAGTGGATGGGCGCCGCATTGAACAGATAGAACACGAACACCAGCACACCGGTGAGCAGGATGAAGAACTGCATCGGGATCTTCAGCAGCGCGTTCATCCACAGCCCGCGCTGGGCCTGCTGCACGTTCTGCCCACTGAGGTAGCGCTGCACCTGGCTCTGGTCGGTGCCGAAGTAGGCCAGCTGCAGGAAGAAGCCACCAATGAGACCGCTCCATAGCGTGTACTTGTTGCTCGGGTCGAAGCTGGTGTCGATCACTTCGGTCTTGCCGAGTGCGCTGGCCAGTTGCAGGCTCTCCACGAAGCCGATGTGCTCGCGCAGGTACCACACCACAAGTCCGAAGGCCACGAAGAGCCCGCCGAAGATCACGGCCATCTGCTGTTTGTGCGTCACGCCCACGGCCCTGGCGCCGCCGGTGGTGGTGTAGAGGATCACCAGCGCGCCGATGAACACGCAGGTCCAGCTGAGCGGCCAGTGCAGCACCTTGCTGAGGATGATGCTGGGCGCGTAGATGGTGATGCCGGCCGCCAGTCCGCGCTGGATGAGGAAGAGCCCTGCCGTGAGCAGCCGCGTGCGCGCATCGAAGCGCCTGCCGATGAACTCATAGGCCGTGTACACCTTCCACTTGTAGTAGAGCGGGATGAACACCCGGTTGATCACCAGCATGGCCAGCGGCAGCCCGAAGTAGAACTGCACGAAGCCCAGGCCATCGAGGTAGCCTTGGCCCGGTGTGCTGAGGAAGGTGATCGCGCTGGCCTGCGTGGCCATCACGCTCAGCCCCACCGCCCACCAGCGTTCATCGCTGCCACCGCGCAGGTAATCCGCGCTGGTGTTGCCGGCCCGCGTGCGCCACACCCCGTAGCCCACGATGAAGCCCAGGGTGCCGAGGAGGATGAGCCAGTCTAGCCAGTGCATGTGTCAGGGAGTGAATGGGAGTTGGTGAATGGCGAATGGTGAATACCAGCATTGGAGCCATTCACCATCGACCATTCGCCATTCACTTTGCATTAGTCCCTCTCGGCGAGATCAGATTCGCGAACAGCCGATACGCGCCCGGCACTCCCGCTGGCAATTGCCGGAAGAAGCTGATGCCCGTGTAGATGAAGCGCCCTTGGCCATGGTCGCAGGTGATGAGGCCGCCGGTGAGCGGTTGTTCGCCGGGATCGTTCCACGCGATGAGCGGTGTGTACTTATCGCCAAGCTCGCTGGCGAAGTAGAGGCCGCGTTCCTGCACCCAGCCCTCGAAGTCCTTCGCGGTGATGGTGTTCGGTGTTGTGAGCAGCGGATGCTTCGGGTCGAGGAAGGTGGGCGGCGCTTCCTCCACGGTCACGCGGTCGCGGGTGATCTTGAAGGGGTGGGGGCCGAGCGTGGCGGGATCGATCTGGAAATCCTCCACCCCGGAGACCGAGAAGCGCGGCGTGGTGTTGTACTGCACGACGAGCGTACCGCCCTGCTCCACGTATTGCAGCAGCAGCGGGTGCAGCTCCTTCATGCCCTTGGTGGTGTTGTAAGCACGGATGCCGGTGACGATCGCGTCGTAATTCCGGAGACTTTCCAAGCTCGCCGTGGCTGGATCCACGATTTCGACCTTCACCCCAAGCTGTTCGATGGCCTGTGGCACCTCATCGCCAGCTCCCTTGATACAGCCGACGGTCTTCGCGGTGGTCTTCACATCCAGCGGTACCAGCTTCACCTCGGCCGGCGTGTAGTACACCTGCGGCATGATGTGCGGGTAGTCGATCTCGTGCAGGGTGCGGTCAGCCTTTCCCTTCGGACCGGTGAACTCGAACTTCACGGCACCTGCTTTCGTGTTATCGCTGGGAATGATCTGATAGGTGAAGCTCTGCCGATCGTTGCGCTTGGCGATGTTCACCAGCTTCAGGTCCTTGGTGGTGGCCCAACCCTCGGGCAGCGTCACGTTCAGTTGACCGGTGAGGCTGTCGGTGAGCGCTTCCACCTCCACGGTGATGGTCTGCGGACCACCGCGAGCGATGAGCACATCGGTCTTGGGGATCACCGAGGCCACGGGGGTAACGTACACCGGGCGGATGCGCTCGCCAGCCACACGGTCGACCCATTTGTGCATGATTCCTCCGCTAACGCGGAAGTGCAAATGATCAGTTGTATCCAATTCTGGGCTGAAGGCTACCGCTACATACGGTTCAGGTATCATAACGGGAATGATGTTGGCGTTTCCTGATGGAGTTTGATACAGGTTCCCATGCGGACGCTCCAGCCAGAAGGGTTCATTGACGGTCTGATGAACCACACGGAGAGTAGTGTCGATCCGATCAGTGAGACGTATGTCTTTCGAACCGAATGAACGTCGATCCCAATCAACACCGGAACTCCAGCCATAAGTACTTAGGTAGAGTTCTCTTCGGATGCGCGGAAAGCCAGTGACCTTGACTTCTACGGTATCAATAGTGCTCGAGTAACTCTTGTTGCTCAAGGCATCAAAGGACACTCCTAAACATGCTGATGCGAGATCATTTAGCGCCTCTGATTTGATCTGGCCCCACCGCCACTGGTCATGTGTTGGCTTGTTGTCATTCACCCATGAGGCTATGGTCCGTTCAAGAGATTGAATTTTAGCGAAGCTCTTTTCCGGTGCACTGACATCAAAGCTTGTGACCAGTTCTGCGCTCTTGATACCTATGCTACTCGGAGCCTTCACCCGCCCCCAAGTCATATCGATCCCCTCAAAAATGTCCTTCGTCTTGGGCCGGTCACCCTTCACCAACTTGAGGTACTCCAGCATCTCCCCCCGCGTTTCCGCCGCGCCGAAGCCCTGGCTCTTGTGCATGCTGCGGCTGCGCCCGGCGATCTCCGTGTAGCTCAGGCCCAGCAGCGGGTCGTAGCCGCCCACATCCACACTGAACCAGTCGGGGTCGTTCTTCGCGATGTCGGCCAGGTCCTTCTTCCACCAGGTGCTGCCGTTGAAGAAGAGGCGGCGCGGCTGCCACACCTCCAGCCCTTGCTGCAATTGCTCAGGAAACGCCTTGGGGTCGCCGGCCAGGTCGAAGGCTTCTTCGGCAAGGATGGCGCTGGCCTCGTGGTGACCGTGCCCTGCACTGCGGTCAGGGGCGAACCGCGTGATGATGATGTCCGGCCGGAACATCCGGATGACGCGCACCACATCGCTGAGCACCTCCTGCTTGCCCCACTTCGCAAAGCTCTCCGCGGCGTTCTTGCTGTAGCCGAAGTCCACCGCGCGGGTGAAGAACTGCTCGCCACCATCGATGCGGCGCGCCTCCAGCAGCTCCTGTGTGCGGATGATGCCGAGCGCATCGCCCAGTTCGGGACCGATGAGGTTCTGTCCGCCGTCGCCGCGCGTGAGGCTGAGGTTGCCGGTGCGCACCTTCTTGCCGTTGGCGAGCCAGGCGATCAGACGCGTGTTCTCGTCATCGGGATGCGCCACGATGTAGAGCACGCTGCCCAACACGTTGAGCTTCTGCATGCGGTGCAGGATCTCGGCGGCGTGGGGCTGTGCGGGAGGACGTTGAGCGAAGGAGAGGGTCGAAATACCAAGGAACGCACCGAGGATAAGCCCTGCGCGGAAGGAACGAATGTGCATGCGTCGAAGGTAGAACGCGCGCCTCAGGCTTCAGGCCACAAGCTGCAGGCTTGTATACGGGGGGTAGCAAGCTTGAAGCTTGAGGCTCGCAGCCTTTTCAACTCTTCGTTCCCTCCCACGCGCTCGTATCCACGCCCAACTTCTTCAGGCATTTCAACGAGTTCGCTTTCACACCTTCCGGCGGGTTCATGCTCAGGCTCTTCTTGAAGGCCTTGATCGCGGCTTCCTTGTTGCCGGCCATCATATAGCCCTCGCCCAGGCTGTCATGGACGTTCGGGTCTTCCGGATGTCGCTTCGCGTTCAACTGGAACATCTTCAACGCATCCTCGACCCTGCCATCACTCATCAGCCTGTAGGCCATGGTGTTCAACTGGGCATTGGTGGCCTCGTCGATCATCTTCTTGCGCAATGCGGCAGCTTCTTCGGCCTTGCCGCTTTCTTCGAGCAACTTGGCCTTGAGCGTCTGGTTCTCGAAGTTGGCGCCGCGGGCGATGCTCATGTCCACCCACTGCATGGCACGTTCCGGTTCGATCCCTTCTTGATGGCAGTAGTGAGCGGCCTCGTACCACACCTCCCAGGCGAACGACTTCAGGCCGTGCAGGTGCTCATCCAGGTAGGCCAGCACGGCCGCCTGCGTGTTCACCGAGATGCGGATGGGCACTTCGAGCTTCTCCCAGCGCATCACCAAGGTGCCGCCGTCCTTGCCCACGTCCATGAGGTCATAGGTGAGCTGTTCGCTCATGGCGCCGGCGTGTGGTGTCACCTCCACGCGCAGGGCTTCGTTCGCCGGCTTGTGGAAGAACGATCCCCAGGCCGTGTGGTCCGTGCTGAAGATGATGGTCCACTTCCCCGGGCCGGGGATGGCATGCACGCCGTACGTGCCGGCGGCAAGCGCCTGGCCTTCCACGGTGATGTCGTGCGTGCAGGAGAAGATCGTGTTCTCGTTCGCGCCCATCCGCCACACTTCCCCGTAGGGTACCACCTCACCCCAGATCACGCGGCCCTTCACGCTGGGGCGGCTGTAGTTCACCGAGAGGTCGGTGACCCCGATACGCTGCGTGACCGTGGCCATCTGGCTCTCGCGGGGCAGGTCGAGCTGTGAGTATTGGGCTTCGGTGGCGAAGGGGTGCAGGACGACGAGCAGTCCGCACAGGCCGGGCAGGATGGTGTGGCGCATGACAAGGGGGTTGGTCCGCATGAAGCTAGGGCCTTCACGGCCTGCCGGGATAGGCGTGCGGCCGGACCGTTCGGTGCGGGACCGACCGCAGGCCTACACCACCTGCTCGGCCAGCACCTTGGCGATCTGCTCCTTGTAGCTGCGGCCGCTCACGATGCGTTCGTTGTTCGCCATCGTGAAGATGAACTCGTTGTTGCCGCTGTACCGGCTGTTGCGCACGTGGGCCATGTTGACGATGTAGCTGCGGTGGATGCGCAGGAAACGACCGGGGTCCAGCTCGGTCTCCACGGCGTTCATCGTCATGCGATGCAGGAAGTGCCGGTCCTTGAGCTGTAGGCAGAGGTAGTTGCCCTCGGCGCGCATGTACACCACGTCGGCCACGTTCACCTTGTGCTCGCGCCCCTTCTCCTTGATGGTGAAGTGCTCGATGAACTCGCTGTTGGCGTGCATGTGCTCGCGCACCAGGTCCATCAGCTTGCCGGTGAGGCGGCTGTTGACGTTCATGTCCAGGTGGCGCTTGGCGCGCTCCAGCGAGGTGAAGAAGCGCTCGTCGTCGTAGGGTTTCAGCAGGTAGTCCACGGCGTTGACGTCGAAGGCCTTGAGCGCGTACTGGTCGTGGGCGGTGACGAAGACCACGAAGGGGAGGCGTTCGCGCGGGATCTGCTGCACCACCTCGAAGCCGTTCATCTGGGGCATTTGGACATCGAGGAACAGCAGGTCGGGGCGGTGCTTGGCGACGGACTCCAGGGCTTCGTGGCCGTTGCGGCATTCGCCCACCAGCTCGATCTCAGGGTCCTGGGCGAGCAGGCGTGCAAGGCGCGCGCGGGCGATGGGTTCATCGTCCACGATGAGGGTGCGGATGTGTTTCATGACGCGGGGTCGTTGCGCTTGAACGGGAGGGAGAGGTGCACGGTGAAGCCTTGACCGCCGGGGGAGGACACCTGCATGTCCGCCGCATCGCCATAGAGCAGCCGAAGCCGTTCACGGACGTTGCGCAGGCCGATGCCGCTGCCTGCCACCGCACGTTCGACGTCGGGGCAGCCCCGGCCGTTGTCCCGCACGGCGATGTGCAGGCTGCCGTTCCGGCGTTCGGCGCTGACGGCGATGTCGACGCGCTCGCTGGTGAAGCCGGGGCCGTGCTTGATCGCGTTCTCCACGAGCGGCTGAAGGATCATGCTGGGCACCTCGGCGTCCGCGCAGGAAGCGGGGATGTCGTAGTCCACGTGCAGGCGGTCCTGGAAGCGCACGGCCTCGATGCCGAGGTAGTGTCCGATGTGATCGATCTCCCGCGCCAGCGGCACACGTTCGCGTTGTTCCTTGTCGAGCGTGATCCGGAGCAGCTGGCCCAACCGGCTCAGTACGGTTCGGGCCCTGTCGGTGTCCTGGTCCATCAGGGCGCTCACCGTGTTCAGCGTGTTGAACAGGAAATGCGGTTGCAGCTGCTTCTTGAGGGCGTTGAGCTGGCTCTTCTGCAGCTCGTTCTGCAGCTTCATCAGCTGGGTCTGTTTCTCGCGCATCTTGCGCGCGTTGTCCAGGGCCACGAGCACGCCCATCAGCACGCCGTACTCCATGAAGCGGCTGAGGATGGCGGGGGGCAGCGCGCTGAGGGCCCAGCTGCGCATGCCGGGGTCGCCGAAGTCGAACTCGCCGCGCCAGTGCAGGATGCCGTAGTAGATGCAGGAGGTGGAGGCCTCATGGACCGCGGCGATCAGCAGGGCCAGGCCGAGGTGCAGAAGCACCACCGGCCCCCAGGGCCGGCCGCTGAAGGGCCAGCGCTTCAGGATGGTGTACACCAGCGGGGTGAGCAGCGCCCAGAACAGGAAGTTGAGGTAGGGCACGGGGGCTTCCCGCCACCACCGGAATTCGCCCATGTCCTTGAGCTCGGCATACACATAGTGGTGCATATAGGCCTGCAACAGGAACAGGGTGGCCATCACCAGGGCGCTGCCCAGCACGATGCGATAACTGATCGGCGTACGCTTGAAGTAGTTCATCGGGTCGGCCGGGGAGGCGGCGCTCACAGGATGCGCGTGCCGTTCATCGGAAGGCCAAGCTATCCCCGTGCACAGGCCGCACCAACCCGAACGTGATGAACGGCGCCCGAAGGGACGGACAGGGACGAACGGTTGGATGGCCGGAGAACAAGGAAGGCCCCGAAGGGCCTTCCACACTTCCGGGAGAGGTGGCGCGCTAGCCGAAGGTGAAGGTGAACCCGTTCACGGTCACGGTCACCGTGCCGTCGCAGGAACCGTTGCCGAAGTCGACGTAGCGCGTGGCCAGGCCCTGCGGGGTGATCTCCAACTTGCCGCTCACCACGTGCCAGCAGCCCACCTCCACGCGCAGGGCCTGGGTGATGGTGAGCGTGTAGGGCACGCCATTGCGGTTGGTGCCGCTGCCGTTGCCGGTGATGAGGTACACGTCGTCCCACGGCGTCAGCGTCTCCTCGCCCTGGATCCAGGTGCGCACGCGGCTCGCGGTGTGGGTGCTGGTCCACGCGTTGTTCGGCGCGGTGATGGTGCCGTTGACGGCGATGGCGAACTGGGTATGGCCATCGTTGTTGGGGCCCAGGTTCGTCACCGTCTTGCTGCCCTCCACCTTGTGGTCGTTCACGTAGTAGTCCTGCGGGGTGATGGTGATCACGGTGCCCACGGCGCGGTAGGGACCGGTGAAGGTCACCAGGATGCTGCCGCGGCGTGCACGGCCGTCCTGCCCGGTGCAGTTCACCGAGCCGAAGTCGATCAGCATGGTGCGGGGCATCACGGTGGTGTCGATGACGATGGTGTCGATGCAGGCGTCCATCATGCCGCGCACGCCGCCCTCCTCGGCGGCCTGATCGGCCTGCTTCAGCATGTCATTGAACATCGATTCGCCGAAGCTGTTGTCCACAGCGGAGGTGTAGTCGTTGTTCACCGGGTCGGTGGTCTCCTTACGGCAGGCCGTGAGGGCCAATAGGGCAAGGGCGGAGGTGGCGAGCAGGTGGCGCTTCATGTCGGTGTGGTTGGTTCGTCCTTAGGACGGTATAACGGGATCTTGGTTTGATCCGTTCATGCCGGCTGTTCTTCCCGCTCGAGCCGCAGGAAGGTGAAGGGGTGGGCATGGTGGTGGTCGGCCGGGTGCTCCTCCCGCCATACCTCGCGCCAGCCAGCGTCCAACATGGGGAAATGGGTATCGCCCTCGATCTCGGCATGCACCCGGGTGAGGTAGA
Proteins encoded in this region:
- a CDS encoding sodium:solute symporter, whose amino-acid sequence is MHWLDWLILLGTLGFIVGYGVWRTRAGNTSADYLRGGSDERWWAVGLSVMATQASAITFLSTPGQGYLDGLGFVQFYFGLPLAMLVINRVFIPLYYKWKVYTAYEFIGRRFDARTRLLTAGLFLIQRGLAAGITIYAPSIILSKVLHWPLSWTCVFIGALVILYTTTGGARAVGVTHKQQMAVIFGGLFVAFGLVVWYLREHIGFVESLQLASALGKTEVIDTSFDPSNKYTLWSGLIGGFFLQLAYFGTDQSQVQRYLSGQNVQQAQRGLWMNALLKIPMQFFILLTGVLVFVFYLFNAAPIHWNSTNLQETRAKDGIQLTQTLEAQHTEASAGRSEAAHAWVDAIRGGHTQTADSALTRLQIHQHGMIHLEAQYHERLKHLLPDAEANDKDYIFITFIMDHMPIGIIGLLLAMIFSAGMSSTSAELSALATTSVVDVVKKERTDGEQVRATKWATVLFGLLALAFAALFSLFENLIQAVNIIGSLFYGTILGIFLVAFFLKRVGGTAVFVAALVAQATILALHFSHIEIAFLWYNLIAPAIVVVLAAVIHSVIGTPGHIDPEDF
- a CDS encoding PIG-L family deacetylase; its protein translation is MHIRSFRAGLILGAFLGISTLSFAQRPPAQPHAAEILHRMQKLNVLGSVLYIVAHPDDENTRLIAWLANGKKVRTGNLSLTRGDGGQNLIGPELGDALGIIRTQELLEARRIDGGEQFFTRAVDFGYSKNAAESFAKWGKQEVLSDVVRVIRMFRPDIIITRFAPDRSAGHGHHEASAILAEEAFDLAGDPKAFPEQLQQGLEVWQPRRLFFNGSTWWKKDLADIAKNDPDWFSVDVGGYDPLLGLSYTEIAGRSRSMHKSQGFGAAETRGEMLEYLKLVKGDRPKTKDIFEGIDMTWGRVKAPSSIGIKSAELVTSFDVSAPEKSFAKIQSLERTIASWVNDNKPTHDQWRWGQIKSEALNDLASACLGVSFDALSNKSYSSTIDTVEVKVTGFPRIRRELYLSTYGWSSGVDWDRRSFGSKDIRLTDRIDTTLRVVHQTVNEPFWLERPHGNLYQTPSGNANIIPVMIPEPYVAVAFSPELDTTDHLHFRVSGGIMHKWVDRVAGERIRPVYVTPVASVIPKTDVLIARGGPQTITVEVEALTDSLTGQLNVTLPEGWATTKDLKLVNIAKRNDRQSFTYQIIPSDNTKAGAVKFEFTGPKGKADRTLHEIDYPHIMPQVYYTPAEVKLVPLDVKTTAKTVGCIKGAGDEVPQAIEQLGVKVEIVDPATASLESLRNYDAIVTGIRAYNTTKGMKELHPLLLQYVEQGGTLVVQYNTTPRFSVSGVEDFQIDPATLGPHPFKITRDRVTVEEAPPTFLDPKHPLLTTPNTITAKDFEGWVQERGLYFASELGDKYTPLIAWNDPGEQPLTGGLITCDHGQGRFIYTGISFFRQLPAGVPGAYRLFANLISPRGTNAK
- a CDS encoding DUF2911 domain-containing protein, coding for MRHTILPGLCGLLVVLHPFATEAQYSQLDLPRESQMATVTQRIGVTDLSVNYSRPSVKGRVIWGEVVPYGEVWRMGANENTIFSCTHDITVEGQALAAGTYGVHAIPGPGKWTIIFSTDHTAWGSFFHKPANEALRVEVTPHAGAMSEQLTYDLMDVGKDGGTLVMRWEKLEVPIRISVNTQAAVLAYLDEHLHGLKSFAWEVWYEAAHYCHQEGIEPERAMQWVDMSIARGANFENQTLKAKLLEESGKAEEAAALRKKMIDEATNAQLNTMAYRLMSDGRVEDALKMFQLNAKRHPEDPNVHDSLGEGYMMAGNKEAAIKAFKKSLSMNPPEGVKANSLKCLKKLGVDTSAWEGTKS
- a CDS encoding response regulator transcription factor yields the protein MKHIRTLIVDDEPIARARLARLLAQDPEIELVGECRNGHEALESVAKHRPDLLFLDVQMPQMNGFEVVQQIPRERLPFVVFVTAHDQYALKAFDVNAVDYLLKPYDDERFFTSLERAKRHLDMNVNSRLTGKLMDLVREHMHANSEFIEHFTIKEKGREHKVNVADVVYMRAEGNYLCLQLKDRHFLHRMTMNAVETELDPGRFLRIHRSYIVNMAHVRNSRYSGNNEFIFTMANNERIVSGRSYKEQIAKVLAEQVV
- a CDS encoding histidine kinase, which codes for MSAASPADPMNYFKRTPISYRIVLGSALVMATLFLLQAYMHHYVYAELKDMGEFRWWREAPVPYLNFLFWALLTPLVYTILKRWPFSGRPWGPVVLLHLGLALLIAAVHEASTSCIYYGILHWRGEFDFGDPGMRSWALSALPPAILSRFMEYGVLMGVLVALDNARKMREKQTQLMKLQNELQKSQLNALKKQLQPHFLFNTLNTVSALMDQDTDRARTVLSRLGQLLRITLDKEQRERVPLAREIDHIGHYLGIEAVRFQDRLHVDYDIPASCADAEVPSMILQPLVENAIKHGPGFTSERVDIAVSAERRNGSLHIAVRDNGRGCPDVERAVAGSGIGLRNVRERLRLLYGDAADMQVSSPGGQGFTVHLSLPFKRNDPAS